DNA sequence from the Alteribacter lacisalsi genome:
CACCTCGGTTAAAATTTGATCAAATGATAAGCCCTCTTCAAATGTTTAGCACGCAATTCGTAGGGGTAATTTATCACCAAGAAACATCAAAAAGCATCATGATATGCACGCAGTTATGATTGCAGAAAAAATCCACTACTTAAAAAACAGGAGGTACAAATCATGCTTTGGACAATTGTCGCGATTATTATTGTACTATGGTTACTTGGATTCAGTTTTGAGGTTGGCGGCGGTCTGATTCACCTGCTTCTCGTTGTTGCACTGATTGTTGCAATTATTAATTTGATTTCAGGCAGACGAGCCTGACGCGAGCAAGAGACAGTGGCGGAGATCACATAAAGGAGACCCTGCAGAAAAAGAGGGGTCTCCCTTTTTGTTTGGCTGTATTCGGTTAGTTGCCTATTGACCAAATTATTTATGGAGCGAAAGGTGGCGACTCCAGCGGGATCAGCATCGACTGAAGACCCCGCAGGACGATTTTCCCGAGGAGGCTGAAGCGATGCCCGCGGAAAGCGTCCACCTGAAGAGTCATAAAGCAACAATCTTTTCGAGAACAGGTTTTTGTTTCTGAAATCTAAAGATGATCTGTCTTTTTTGAATAGCTGTGTTTGTCTGTTTTCTGCCGTGCAGCCTGCTCTTGAAGATTTTTCTCTTCGCGGCGGGCCTGACGGTCAACAGGCTTTTTATCCGGATCGCGGTTTGGGTTGTAAGGCATGACGCCTGACCTCCTTTCGTCAGTTCTACTATGTGCTTCAGACGAGAAAGATATGTAAGGTTTATCCCAATGTAAAGGGGGTAAAGTATTATTACCAACTAAAAAGAAGGGGTGAGTGATGTTGGCAAATAAACTGATTACATCCACTCTTGTGGCAACGGCCGTTGCTGCAGGCTCATACTATTTTGGAAAAGAAGAGAACCGTGAAAAGCTGTACCATTCATTCAAGCGAATAAAGTCGAAGGTTAAAAATGAAACGAAAGAAGACCACAATCCCTACCTGAATGAAAAGGTCGGCCATTCAGATCCGGATGACATCCAGGACAACTCAATGGTTGACGAAGGGGCAATGTACTCCGTCAACTACTACAACGAAAATATGAACAAGTAACGACTATAAAGAACCATCATGCATACATGGTGGTTTTTTCTCTTGAAATTCGACTAGAATAAGAACCAGTGAATGCGGTTGCGTTACAGAAGGAGAGACGGCAATGCTAGCAAAATTTAATACGAGCGTATCTGAA
Encoded proteins:
- a CDS encoding lmo0937 family membrane protein; this encodes MLWTIVAIIIVLWLLGFSFEVGGGLIHLLLVVALIVAIINLISGRRA